In Acidaminococcales bacterium, a genomic segment contains:
- a CDS encoding TAXI family TRAP transporter solute-binding subunit, whose product MRKKTCFFIFLLLAALLAGCGNAQRRSAVVPVKQQFISMASGGAADMPLRFSGVLADILNRDIPGMNVSVESTEGSAAGIALLAGGKADLAIAQSDVAHYAVNGTEMFQGGKVGILRGICALYPVTLHIAALERSGIKKAGDIRGRRVAAVTDAGVAALDVLAACGVPEKSVKMQYLDYNGAVKALTEGKADVMFFNAACPSALLKETALKERIVFIPLDDGEISGLLNKHPFYKRQVIPAGTYAAQTRPVTALSVVSVLLASDRISDEMGYKIVKAMYGDLQKLRGVHPAANGISKANAFAGVAAPFNAGAEKFLKE is encoded by the coding sequence ATGCGAAAAAAAACCTGCTTCTTTATTTTTTTGCTGCTTGCGGCTTTGCTCGCGGGTTGCGGCAACGCGCAAAGAAGAAGCGCCGTCGTGCCGGTAAAACAGCAATTTATCAGCATGGCGTCCGGCGGCGCGGCTGATATGCCCCTTCGGTTCAGCGGCGTTTTGGCGGATATACTCAACAGGGACATACCCGGAATGAATGTATCGGTGGAATCAACCGAAGGTTCGGCTGCCGGAATTGCGCTTTTGGCGGGCGGCAAAGCCGATCTGGCCATCGCGCAAAGTGATGTTGCGCATTATGCCGTAAACGGGACGGAGATGTTTCAGGGCGGAAAGGTCGGCATTTTGCGCGGGATATGCGCCCTTTATCCAGTAACCCTGCATATCGCCGCGTTGGAGCGTTCCGGCATAAAGAAGGCCGGCGACATAAGGGGAAGGCGCGTGGCCGCCGTTACGGACGCCGGAGTGGCCGCGCTTGACGTACTTGCCGCTTGCGGCGTTCCGGAAAAAAGCGTAAAAATGCAATATCTCGACTATAACGGCGCGGTGAAGGCCCTGACAGAGGGCAAGGCCGACGTTATGTTTTTTAACGCCGCCTGTCCATCGGCACTGCTGAAAGAAACCGCGCTGAAAGAACGAATTGTATTTATACCGCTTGACGACGGGGAAATCTCCGGGCTGCTGAATAAACACCCTTTTTATAAACGGCAGGTCATCCCCGCCGGGACATACGCCGCCCAGACGAGGCCGGTAACCGCCTTGTCGGTTGTGTCGGTGCTGCTGGCAAGCGACAGAATAAGCGACGAAATGGGCTATAAAATAGTGAAAGCGATGTACGGCGACCTGCAAAAACTGCGCGGCGTACATCCGGCGGCCAACGGCATCAGCAAAGCCAACGCCTTTGCGGGCGTGGCGGCGCCTTTCAACGCGGGCGCGGAAAAGTTTTTGAAAGAATAA
- the fusA gene encoding elongation factor G — MKDYKGDKIRNVAIIAHGGAGKTSVAEALLYRSGAITRMGRIEDGNATTDFEAEETKRKSSIGMALAPVEWRGQKINFLDTPGYADFVGEVKSALRAAESALVVVCAASGVEVETEKVWRYANELKLPRVIMINKMDRENADFSNVVEELRVKMGAGILPVQMPIGAEAGFKGIIDLLKMKAYFQQGNSSVEQEIPAEFMDAAGKAYEAMVEAAAETDDEMIAKFLEGEKLTEEEIMRGIVNGIRNAKIYPVVVGSALKSIGMGRVMDAIVDYMPAAVEKEFAVTDKKSGEEVLRKADDLLNALVFKTTTDPFVGRLSYVKVFSGVLKGDGAIYNVSKDKTERVGNLFTLRGKNQIPLKEIVAGDIGVIAKLQDTATGDSIGDKDRPMLFPPIDFPKPMYTLCIEAKNKADEDKIGQALSRLMDEDQTFLLDKNSETKEKLVSGIGDQHLDVIMEKLKRKFSVEAILKPQTVAYRETVRGKARVEGKHKKQSGGHGQYGHVVVELEPLAPGEGFQFVDSIFGGAVPRQYIPAVEKGMREAIQGGVLAGYPVVDIKINLVDGSYHTVDSSEMAFKIASHQAFKKAAIQAKPVLLEPVYNVQVIVPEGNMGDIIGDFNSKRGRIIGMEPIGDGLGCVKAQVPYSELLKYAVDLRSMTQGRGSFDMAFSHYDEVPQKIAEEIIAKAGVKNSED; from the coding sequence TTGAAAGATTACAAAGGCGACAAAATCCGCAACGTAGCAATAATCGCGCATGGCGGGGCCGGCAAGACTTCGGTCGCGGAGGCGCTGCTTTATCGTTCCGGCGCTATAACCAGGATGGGGCGCATTGAAGACGGCAATGCCACCACCGACTTTGAGGCGGAGGAAACAAAGCGCAAAAGCAGTATCGGCATGGCGCTCGCTCCTGTCGAATGGCGCGGGCAGAAAATAAATTTTCTTGACACCCCCGGCTACGCTGATTTCGTTGGCGAAGTAAAAAGCGCGCTCAGGGCGGCTGAAAGCGCTTTGGTAGTTGTATGCGCGGCTTCGGGGGTTGAAGTTGAAACGGAAAAAGTATGGCGTTACGCCAATGAGCTTAAATTGCCGCGCGTAATAATGATCAACAAAATGGATCGCGAAAACGCCGATTTTAGCAATGTAGTAGAAGAATTGCGCGTCAAGATGGGGGCGGGCATTTTGCCGGTGCAGATGCCGATCGGCGCGGAAGCGGGATTTAAAGGCATTATTGATCTTTTGAAAATGAAAGCGTATTTCCAGCAGGGCAATAGTTCGGTTGAGCAGGAAATACCGGCGGAATTTATGGATGCCGCCGGCAAGGCGTATGAAGCGATGGTGGAAGCGGCTGCGGAAACAGACGACGAGATGATCGCGAAATTTTTGGAAGGCGAGAAACTCACGGAAGAAGAGATCATGCGCGGCATTGTCAATGGGATAAGAAACGCCAAAATATATCCGGTAGTGGTTGGTTCGGCTTTAAAGAGCATAGGCATGGGGCGGGTCATGGATGCGATAGTCGATTACATGCCGGCGGCGGTGGAAAAAGAGTTTGCCGTAACCGACAAAAAGTCCGGGGAGGAAGTTTTGCGCAAAGCCGACGATTTATTGAACGCCCTGGTATTTAAAACGACTACCGATCCTTTCGTGGGGCGGCTAAGTTATGTAAAAGTTTTCTCCGGCGTTTTAAAAGGCGACGGCGCCATTTATAACGTGAGCAAGGACAAAACGGAAAGGGTCGGCAATCTTTTCACCCTGCGCGGCAAGAACCAGATACCCCTTAAAGAGATTGTCGCGGGCGACATCGGCGTCATCGCCAAATTGCAGGACACCGCTACCGGCGACAGCATCGGCGACAAGGACAGGCCAATGCTTTTTCCGCCGATCGATTTCCCCAAACCGATGTACACTTTATGCATCGAGGCCAAAAATAAAGCCGATGAGGACAAGATTGGGCAGGCGCTTTCGCGGCTGATGGACGAAGACCAGACTTTCCTCTTGGACAAAAATTCCGAAACGAAGGAAAAGCTGGTCAGCGGCATAGGCGATCAGCATCTTGATGTCATAATGGAAAAACTGAAACGCAAATTCAGCGTGGAAGCCATACTCAAACCCCAGACCGTCGCCTACCGGGAGACCGTCCGGGGAAAGGCGCGGGTGGAAGGGAAACACAAAAAACAAAGCGGCGGGCATGGGCAATACGGGCATGTGGTCGTTGAGCTGGAACCGCTTGCGCCCGGCGAGGGATTCCAGTTTGTCGATTCGATTTTCGGCGGCGCGGTGCCGCGCCAATACATACCGGCGGTGGAAAAAGGGATGCGCGAGGCCATACAGGGCGGCGTCCTGGCGGGGTATCCGGTTGTCGATATAAAAATAAATTTAGTTGACGGTTCTTACCATACGGTCGACTCTTCCGAAATGGCTTTCAAAATCGCCAGCCACCAGGCTTTCAAAAAAGCCGCTATCCAAGCGAAGCCGGTTTTGCTTGAACCTGTTTACAACGTGCAGGTGATCGTGCCGGAAGGCAACATGGGCGACATAATCGGGGATTTTAACAGCAAACGCGGGCGCATAATCGGCATGGAGCCGATCGGCGACGGGCTTGGCTGCGTCAAGGCGCAGGTCCCTTATTCGGAACTTTTGAAATACGCGGTCGATTTGCGTTCCATGACCCAAGGCAGAGGCAGTTTTGACATGGCTTTTTCACATTATGACGAAGTGCCGCAAAAAATAGCGGAAGAAATAATCGCCAAAGCCGGCGTTAAAAATTCCGAGGATTGA
- the tkt gene encoding transketolase, which produces MEPIDRKAITALRTLSIDAIEAASSGHPGFPLGAAPLMYAIWKEFLNYDPACPRWEGRDRFVLSAGHGSALYYAMLHLSGFDLSMEELKKFRQWNSKTPGHPEYGHTAGVEATTGPLGHGFATGIGMAIAEKMLAAQYNRPGFEIVSHYVYGIVSDGDMMEGVAAEAASLAGALGLGKVIYLYDDNKITIEGSTEIVFTEDVRARFEAYGWDVRQVGDAEDIGALALAIRKARETADKPSLIMVRTHIGFASPKQDTPAAHGEPLGAENAARTKEKLGVPGERPFTAPAEVKEYFAEKSKVMARKRAQWEALFSAYEKEYGALAKELAERWKSGFRVESGDLSGIFADIKQTSTREASGLILQKLSALVPSLCGGSADLAPSNKTYVNGAGDFSRADPAGRNIHFGVREQAMAAIANGMALHGGFVPYCATFLVFADFMRPAVRLAALMGVHVIFVFTHDSIAVGEDGPTHQPVEQTMSLRIIPGLLVLRPADALETAEAWRVAINGRKPAALVLTRQKVPVLGAFSDAIKAGAEKGGYVISAESASPLDITLVAAGSEVALVLAAQKELAGLGINARVVSLCSWELFDSQSEEYRARTIPKSAPALAVEAGVPHGWEKYAVRPENILALDRFGQSAPGGEVYEKLGFSVANVVDKARRIIGA; this is translated from the coding sequence ATGGAACCTATCGACCGTAAGGCCATCACCGCTTTGCGCACTTTGTCCATAGACGCGATTGAGGCGGCAAGTTCCGGGCATCCCGGTTTTCCGCTGGGGGCCGCGCCGTTAATGTACGCCATATGGAAGGAATTTTTAAACTATGACCCCGCCTGTCCCCGCTGGGAAGGCCGCGATCGGTTCGTTTTATCGGCGGGACACGGTTCCGCGCTTTATTACGCCATGCTTCATTTGAGCGGGTTTGACCTTTCCATGGAGGAACTTAAAAAATTCCGCCAATGGAACTCAAAAACGCCGGGGCATCCCGAATACGGCCATACCGCAGGAGTTGAGGCGACTACCGGCCCGCTTGGGCACGGATTTGCCACCGGCATCGGCATGGCGATCGCCGAGAAGATGCTTGCCGCCCAATACAACCGGCCGGGATTTGAGATTGTCAGCCATTATGTTTACGGCATAGTCTCCGACGGCGACATGATGGAAGGGGTGGCGGCCGAGGCGGCTTCGCTGGCCGGCGCCCTGGGGTTGGGCAAGGTGATTTATTTATACGATGACAACAAGATAACGATCGAAGGCTCGACGGAAATCGTCTTTACGGAAGATGTGCGGGCGCGTTTTGAGGCTTACGGCTGGGACGTCAGGCAGGTCGGGGACGCGGAAGACATAGGCGCCCTGGCTTTGGCGATCCGTAAAGCCAGGGAAACAGCCGACAAACCGTCTTTGATCATGGTTCGTACGCACATTGGTTTTGCCAGCCCCAAACAAGACACCCCGGCTGCCCACGGCGAGCCGCTGGGAGCGGAAAACGCGGCCAGAACCAAAGAAAAGCTGGGCGTTCCCGGAGAGCGGCCGTTTACGGCGCCGGCAGAAGTAAAGGAGTATTTTGCGGAAAAAAGCAAGGTTATGGCCAGAAAGCGGGCGCAATGGGAAGCGCTTTTTTCCGCCTATGAAAAAGAGTACGGCGCTTTGGCGAAAGAGTTGGCCGAACGCTGGAAAAGCGGCTTCAGAGTGGAAAGCGGCGATCTGTCCGGCATTTTTGCCGACATTAAGCAGACGTCCACGCGCGAGGCATCCGGGCTCATACTGCAAAAGCTGTCCGCGTTGGTTCCTTCTTTGTGCGGCGGTTCCGCTGACCTTGCTCCTTCCAACAAGACCTATGTAAACGGCGCGGGCGATTTTTCCCGCGCTGACCCTGCCGGGCGGAACATACATTTCGGCGTGCGCGAGCAGGCGATGGCGGCCATTGCCAACGGCATGGCTCTGCACGGCGGGTTTGTGCCTTATTGCGCGACTTTTCTGGTATTTGCCGATTTTATGCGGCCGGCGGTCAGGTTGGCGGCGCTGATGGGCGTACATGTGATATTTGTGTTTACTCACGACAGCATAGCGGTCGGCGAGGACGGGCCGACCCATCAGCCGGTTGAGCAGACCATGAGCCTTAGAATCATTCCCGGTTTGCTTGTCCTGCGCCCGGCGGACGCGCTGGAGACAGCCGAGGCGTGGCGGGTGGCAATAAATGGCCGAAAGCCGGCGGCGCTTGTCCTTACTAGGCAAAAAGTGCCGGTGTTGGGCGCTTTTTCCGATGCAATCAAGGCCGGGGCGGAAAAGGGCGGATATGTAATCAGCGCGGAATCGGCCTCCCCTCTGGACATAACTCTGGTGGCGGCCGGCTCGGAAGTGGCGCTGGTCCTGGCGGCGCAAAAAGAACTTGCCGGGCTGGGGATAAACGCGCGCGTGGTTTCCCTGTGCAGCTGGGAGCTATTTGACAGCCAAAGCGAAGAATATCGGGCGCGGACTATACCGAAAAGCGCGCCGGCGCTGGCGGTTGAGGCGGGCGTACCGCACGGCTGGGAAAAATACGCCGTCCGCCCGGAAAACATACTTGCCCTTGATCGTTTCGGGCAATCGGCGCCGGGAGGCGAAGTATATGAAAAACTTGGCTTCAGCGTGGCCAATGTCGTAGACAAAGCCCGCCGGATCATTGGCGCGTGA
- a CDS encoding shikimate kinase produces MPGKGNIALVGFMGTGKTTVGRLLAEKLGMAFVDTDEEIEKAQGKPIPEIFAQNGEEFFRETESRALKVVAARNGQVIATGGGAIVREDNFSELSRRAHIICLRASPAVILRRTAADAGRPLLQGGERIERIASLLKAREPHYAKAECAVDTDGRSFSEIIGEIRLFLLKTGFIPQNADFQ; encoded by the coding sequence ATGCCCGGCAAAGGCAATATCGCGCTGGTAGGCTTTATGGGCACAGGCAAGACAACGGTCGGGCGCCTGCTTGCGGAAAAACTGGGCATGGCGTTTGTCGATACGGATGAGGAGATTGAGAAAGCGCAGGGGAAACCCATTCCCGAGATATTCGCGCAAAACGGGGAGGAATTTTTCCGCGAAACGGAAAGCAGGGCGCTGAAAGTTGTCGCCGCCCGAAACGGGCAGGTTATAGCCACCGGCGGCGGCGCGATTGTGCGCGAGGATAATTTCTCCGAACTGTCGAGGCGGGCGCATATCATCTGCCTCCGGGCGTCCCCCGCCGTTATACTGCGGCGTACGGCAGCCGATGCCGGCCGGCCGCTTTTGCAGGGCGGCGAGCGGATAGAGAGGATAGCCTCTTTGCTTAAAGCGCGCGAGCCGCATTACGCCAAGGCGGAATGTGCCGTGGACACGGACGGCAGAAGCTTTTCGGAGATAATCGGGGAAATCAGGCTGTTTTTGCTGAAAACAGGGTTTATCCCGCAAAACGCGGATTTTCAATGA
- the larB gene encoding nickel pincer cofactor biosynthesis protein LarB: MRDEMDGELKDISFILRQYKTGRLSHEEAMRELSAGCVEDLGFAKIDHARMKRQGFPEVVYCEGKGAEQVTAIVKSLAAKGRNVLASRAGPEFFAQVKKALPDAFYNEQARMIVVMNEKPVVDQQRYIAVITAGTSDAPVAEEAALTAEVMGNKVERVFDVGVAGIHRLFANLDLIRKANVCVVAAGMEGALASVVGGLVDKPVIAVPTSVGYGANFGGLSALLSMLNSCAAGVGVVNIDNGFGAGRLAALINKMR, encoded by the coding sequence ATGAGAGACGAAATGGACGGGGAATTGAAAGATATTTCTTTTATATTGCGTCAATACAAAACAGGCCGCCTCAGCCACGAAGAGGCGATGCGGGAGTTGAGCGCGGGCTGCGTCGAAGATCTCGGTTTTGCCAAGATTGACCATGCGCGCATGAAGCGGCAGGGTTTTCCCGAAGTGGTGTATTGTGAGGGAAAGGGCGCGGAACAGGTAACGGCCATAGTAAAAAGCCTTGCCGCGAAGGGGCGGAACGTTTTGGCCAGCAGGGCGGGGCCGGAATTTTTCGCGCAAGTAAAAAAAGCCCTGCCGGACGCTTTTTATAATGAACAGGCCCGCATGATCGTGGTCATGAACGAAAAGCCCGTAGTGGACCAGCAGCGCTACATCGCCGTAATAACTGCCGGAACGAGCGATGCGCCGGTGGCGGAAGAAGCGGCGCTGACGGCGGAGGTGATGGGCAATAAAGTCGAGCGGGTCTTTGATGTCGGCGTGGCCGGGATACACCGTCTGTTCGCCAACCTCGATCTCATCCGCAAAGCTAATGTATGCGTGGTCGCGGCCGGCATGGAAGGCGCGTTGGCCAGCGTAGTCGGCGGGCTTGTCGACAAACCGGTCATAGCGGTTCCCACCAGCGTTGGCTACGGGGCCAATTTTGGCGGGCTTTCGGCGCTTTTGTCCATGCTCAACAGTTGCGCCGCCGGTGTAGGCGTAGTCAACATAGACAATGGATTTGGCGCCGGGCGGTTGGCTGCTTTAATAAATAAAATGAGGTGA
- the larC gene encoding nickel pincer cofactor biosynthesis protein LarC: MRALYVDAFSGISGNMFMGALLDLGVPEEHLRERLGMLNLPGYELSIRKVMKCGIASTYAEVNIKDAHEGGAHGHRGLSGIVSLIDKSLLDLKTKQKAIDIFVFLARAEAKVHGIAVEDVHFHEVGAADAIVDIVSAAVCLDWLSIESVFVSRVRTGFGFTQCGHGRMPVPAPATVELLRSIPFYEGDIEKELATPTGAAILAAVAQVSQSVPDGFVSERIGYGAGSYDLDIPNALRVIKGEIAPKENRKKMLVMETNIDDMNPQIYSHVINKLFAAGASDAWVTPIIMKKGRPACLLSVLLQDFLLDDIAKIVFSETSTLGVRYYSVGRNVLERYTEKIKLPLYGDMHIKYGKLDGKIINMAPEFEDCSNLSALTGRPIKEIWQAAMRFAAQKESE, encoded by the coding sequence ATGCGGGCTTTGTATGTGGATGCTTTTAGCGGAATCAGTGGAAATATGTTTATGGGGGCGCTGCTTGATTTAGGCGTTCCCGAAGAACATTTGCGCGAGCGGCTGGGCATGCTGAACTTGCCAGGCTACGAACTGTCCATACGTAAAGTGATGAAATGCGGCATTGCCTCAACTTACGCAGAGGTCAACATTAAAGACGCGCATGAGGGCGGGGCGCACGGGCATCGCGGCCTCAGCGGAATAGTGTCTTTGATCGACAAGTCTTTGCTCGACTTGAAAACCAAACAGAAAGCTATTGACATCTTCGTCTTTTTGGCGCGGGCGGAGGCCAAGGTTCATGGCATAGCCGTCGAAGACGTTCACTTTCACGAAGTGGGGGCGGCCGATGCGATTGTCGATATAGTGAGCGCCGCCGTTTGCCTGGATTGGCTAAGCATTGAATCGGTGTTTGTTTCGAGAGTGAGGACGGGTTTTGGTTTCACGCAGTGCGGCCACGGGCGTATGCCTGTTCCCGCGCCGGCAACTGTGGAATTGCTGCGAAGCATTCCCTTTTATGAAGGCGATATTGAAAAAGAACTGGCGACGCCTACCGGAGCGGCGATACTTGCCGCAGTCGCCCAGGTCAGCCAAAGCGTCCCGGACGGATTTGTCAGCGAGCGCATAGGATACGGCGCCGGCAGCTACGATCTGGACATTCCGAACGCGCTGAGGGTCATAAAGGGAGAAATAGCGCCAAAAGAAAACAGGAAAAAAATGCTTGTCATGGAAACAAATATTGATGACATGAATCCGCAGATTTACAGCCATGTTATCAATAAACTTTTCGCCGCAGGCGCATCGGACGCCTGGGTAACCCCGATCATTATGAAGAAAGGCCGCCCGGCGTGCCTATTGTCGGTGCTTTTGCAGGATTTTCTGCTTGACGATATCGCAAAGATAGTTTTTTCCGAAACAAGCACTTTAGGCGTGCGCTATTATAGCGTGGGACGCAACGTGCTGGAAAGGTACACCGAAAAGATAAAACTGCCGTTATATGGCGACATGCATATCAAATACGGCAAGCTTGACGGCAAGATCATAAACATGGCGCCGGAATTTGAAGATTGCAGCAATCTTTCCGCCCTGACCGGCCGCCCGATAAAAGAAATCTGGCAGGCGGCCATGCGGTTCGCGGCGCAAAAAGAAAGCGAGTGA